The genomic segment CCGGGCGGCGAGTCCGGTGAGTTCCTCGTGGCAGGCGCGGACGGCGGCCGGGTCCTTGGTGTTGTACAGCCCCCAGTGCAGGCCGAGGATCGAGTAGTTCTTGACCAGGGCGTGGTTGAGGCCGGGGGCGGGGACGGTGCCGCCGGCGAAGCCGACGACGATCACCCGCCCCTCGAAGGCGATGCATTTGACGGACTTGGCGTAGGCGTCGCCGCCCACCGGGTCGTAGACCACGTCGGCGCCCCGGCCGCCGGTGGCCTCCTTGACGGTGGCGACGATGTCGTCGGTGTGCCGGTCGATGACGAGGTCGCAGCCCAGTTCGCGGGCCACGGCGGCCTTCTCCGCTCCGCCGGTGACGCCGATGACGGTGGCTCCCGCGGCTTTGCCGAGCTGGACCGCGGCGCTGCCGACCCCGCCCGCGGCGGCGTGCACGAGCAGGGTCTCCCCGGGCTGGAGCCGGGCCCGGCGGTGGAGGCCGAACCAGCCGGTCTGGTACCCGATGTGCAGGGCGGCGGCCTCCGCGTCGTCGAGTGCCTCCGGTGCGGGCAGCACGCCGGCGGAGTCGGCGACGGTGAGCTCGGCGAATCCGCCGCCGGGCAGCGGCGGCTGGGCGAGGACGCGGGCGCCGGGCCGGGCCCCGGTGGCGTCACCGGCGGCGACGACCTCGGCGCAGACCTCGACGCCGGGGGTGAAGGGCAGCGGTGGCCGGACCTGGTACTGGCCGCGGCAGAGCAGCGCGTCGGGGAAGTTGACGTTGGCGGCGCGGACCCGCAGCAGCAGCTGCCCCGGGCCGGGCACGGGGTCGGGCACCTCGTCGAGGCGCATCACCTCACGCGGTTCGCCGTTCTCGTGTACGCGCCATGCCTTCATCCGGTGGCCTCCGTGAACCGTTCCGTACAGCGTCGACAAGTGACAGGGGGACTGAGGGGGGCGGAAGCTGCGCACCGCCCGCCAGCGGCATACTAAGCGGTCGCTCTGCTCCGGGAACAGAGGCGGGGCGAGATCCCTGCCACCATCCGCGGTCCGCCCCCGCCCGCGGACGCCCGCCCCGCCGGACCACCGGACCGCACGCACCCCGCCCCGAACCGGCACGGCCGCCGTGGCGACAAGACGGGCAACACCGGCCAACACCCCCGACAGCGGGCCGCGTTGGGCCACCTCTTCGGAGAAAAAGTGGTCTAGACCTTGACTGGTGTAGACCAGTGCGATTGAGTGCCTGACCAACCCCCCATCGGCCGGCCCGGCGGGCCGCCCGGCCGCGGCGCGCCCCTGCCCGCGGCCCGGGGCGCGGACCCGTGCCGGGGCCGGCCCAAGGCGGCGCACTGCCGCATAAGGAGTGATCGCGTGTCGCGACGTCTTCTGGCGTCACTCACCACCCTGCTCGTCTGCGGCGGACTGGCCGCACCCGTGGCCGCCTCGGCCGCTCCCGGTTCCGCGGCCCGGACCGCGGCCTGCTCCGCGCCGAACTGGACGGCCGGGCAGTGGTACCCGGCAGGCTCGGTCGTCCGCTACACGGACGGCCGGTACTACCGCGCCGAGCACGACAACCCGGGATATGACCCGGTGATCAGCACCTGGTACTGGGAGCCGTACTCCTGCGAGGGCGGCGAGCCGGCACCCAGCGGCTTCGTGGTGAGCGAGGCGCAGTTCGAGCGCATGTTCCCGAACCGGAACTCCTTCTACACCTACAGCGGCCTGAAGGCGGCGCTGAGCGCCTACCCCGGCTTCGCCAACACCGGCAGCGACACCGTCAAGCGGCAGGAAGCGGCCGCCTTCCTGGCCAACGTCGCCCACGAGACCGGCGGCCTGGTGCACATCGTCGAGCAGAACACCGCCAACTACCCGCACTACTGTGACACGTCGCAGCCGTACGGCTGCCCCGCCGGGCACGACGCGTACTACGGCCGCGGGCCCATCCAGCTGAGCTGGAACTTCAACTACAAGGCGGCCGGTGACGCCCTCGGCATCGACCTGCTGAACAACCCGTTCCTGGTGCAGAACGACGCGGCCGTGGCCTGGAAGACCGCCCTGTGGTACTGGAACACCCAGAGCGGCCCCGGCAGCATGACCGGCCACACCGCGATGACCGGCGGGCACGGTTTCGGCCAGACCATCCGCAGCATCAACGGCAGTCTGGAGTGCGACGGGAGGAACCCGGCGCAGGTGCAGAGCCGCATCGACAAGTACCGGCAGTTCACAGGCATCCTCGGCACCGACCCGGGCGGCAATCTCTCCTGCTGAGCGGCTGCTCGCCCACCCCTGTACGCCCGCCACGGCCCACCGCCGCGGCGGGCGTACCGCTGCGCACGGGGCCCTCACCCACGCGCTTCGGCGCCCGGGCCGCCCGCGTCCCACCGGGCACTTCTCGTCAATTCTCTTTCCCCTTGAGGCAATCCGGGCCGCCGTACGTAGGTGATGGGTGAACAGGCGTACGGGGAGCCGAGCACCGCGACCGCTCGCGTCTGTCCGCATGGCAGGAGGACCCGCTCGCGGTGTCCGCCCCGCCGCAGCCCCACAAGCCGGACCGGCCGGACCCCCAGCGGCCGGTCCGCCCCCCGATGGAGGTCAGTCAGTTGAGCCACCGACGAGTCAACAAGCGGACGGGCGCCATAGCCGCGGCCTCCGCAGCCGCCCTCGCGGGAGCGGTGATCCTGCTGCCGAACGCGAACGCCAGTGACGAGAAGGAGGCCGCCCCCAGAACGTTCGCCGGCCCGGCCGCGGCCAAGACCGGCACCGCGCTCGCGGCCGACCTGGGCGCCGACGCCGCGGGCTGGTACTTCGACGGCGAGTCCGGGCGGCTCGTCATGAACGTCCTGGACGAGGAAGCCGCGGAGACCGCCCGCGCCAAGGGCGCCGAGGCGCGGATCGTGGACAACAGCATGACCGAACTGAAGGCGGCCACCCGGACGCTCGGCGACAAGGCGTCGATTCCGGGCACCGCCTGGTCGATCGACCCCAAGACCAACAAGGTCTCCGTCCTCGCCGACCGCACCGTGACGGGCGACAGACTCGCCGCGCTGGAGCAGGCCACCGACGGCATGGCGGGCCTGGTGACCGTCAAGCGCAGCCAGGGCGAGTTCAAGCCCTTCGCCGACGGCGGCGACGCCATCTTCAGCGGCGGCGCACGCTGCTCCCTGGGCTTCAATGTGGACGTGAACGGCGCCCCGGGCTTCCTGACCGCCGGCCACTGCGGCGATGTCGCCACGGCCTGGACGGGCGACCAGGCCGGCGCCCAGCCGCTGGGCACGACGGCCGAATCGGTCTTCCCCGTCAGCGACTTCTCCCTGGTGATGTACGACGACCCGGCGACGGAGGCCCCGAGCACGGTCGATCTGCAGGACGGCACCACGCAGGAGATCACCGAGGCCGCGGAGGCCAGTGTCGGCATGGCGGTGCAGCGCTCCGGCAGCACCACCGGTCTCAGCGAGGGCACGGTCACCGGCCTCAACGCCACCGTCAACTACGGCAACGGCGATATCGTCAACGGCCTGATCCAGACCGATGTCTGCGCCGAGCCGGGCGACAGCGGCGGTGCCATGTTCTCCGGCAACGCGGCCGTGGGCCTCACCTCGGGCGGCAGCGGTGACTGCACCGTCGGCGGCGAGACCTTCTTCCAGCCGGTGACCACCGCGCTGGAGGCCGTGGGCGCGACGATCGGCGCCGGTGGCGCCGGTGCCGGCGGCGAGGGAGCCGGTGCCGGTGACGAGGCCGGCGCGGGCGGCGAGGCCGGTGACGGCGCCGCCGGCGAGGAGGCCGGTGACGCGGGTGACATCGGCGCCGGTGACGAGGGCCTCGGCGAGGAGGACGGCTTCGGCGGCGCCGCGGACGGCCGGGCCGGCCACGGCTCCCGGGACGACTCCACCGACACCCGGACGGGCCACCGCTCGTAACGGCGGCCCGGGGAGGCGGCCGCCGGCCGGCCGCCTCCCCGGCCCCATCGCACCCGACGCAGGATCCGGGCGCGGGGCCCGGGTACCTCTCCCCTGGTACCCGGGCCCCGCGCCCGTCTTCCGCTCCCACCGCGGGGCCCTGCCGCGGCTCCCGCCCTCTCCCGGAGCCCTGGACCACCCCCGCCCGTTCACCGGTGCCGGTAGTCCGCCGGTACCGGGGACGGGACTTCCCGCCGCTCACCGGGCCCCGGGAGACACGCCGGCACGGCGGCAGCCCCGCGCCGCCACCCCGTCCCGCGGCGCCACCCCTCTCCGCCGCCCGGCGCGCCCCCGTCACGCTCCGTCTCCCCTCTCCCCCGGCCCCCGGGCCGCGCTTCCCACTCCTGGGGAAGGAGGGCCGGAGAGGCACTCTTGAGTACATCCGCCGCAGCGGGTTAGGTGATGCGGGACGGCACCGGTTCACCTACCGTGAGCAGGTGCCGCCGCCACACCGGGAGGTACCGGACATGACCGATGTCTTCGACGCGCTCATCCCTCCGCCGGAGCCCCGCGCCCGGCCCGTCACCACCGCCGAGGTCGACGCCCAGGTGCGTGGCGTCTGCTTCAAGACCGGGCCGCCGCGCAGGCTCGGGGTGGAACTCGAATGGTTCATCCACGATCCGCGCGATGCCCGCTCCGCCGTCGAGCCGTCCCGGCTCTCCGCCGCCCACGCCGCCCTGCGCGGCCTGACCCTCCGCTCCGCGCTCACCTTCGAGCCCGGCGGGCAGATCGAGCTCAGCTCTCCCCCGGCCGGCTCCCTCGCCGCCTGCGTGGCGGACGCGGCCGCCGATCTGCGCCGCGTACGCGCCGCCCTCGCCGCCCGCGGCCTGGCCCTCGCCGGGCACGGCCACGATCCGTGGAACCCCCCGCGCCGGCTGCTCACCGCTCCCCGCTACCGCGCCATGGAGGCGTACTTCGACCGCGCCGGTCCCGCCGGCCGGGCCATGATGTGCGCCACCGCCTCCGTCCAGGTGTGCCTGGACGCCGGTCACGAGGAGCCCGGCCCGCTCGGCCACGCCCGCCGCTGGCGGCTGGCGCATCTGCTGGGCGCCGTGCTCGTGGCGGCCTTCGCCAACTCCCCGCTCCGGCAGGGCGTCCCCACCGGCTGGCGCTCCACCCGGCAGGCCCTCTGGGCCGAGCTGGACCCCGGCCGCTCCCTGGCTCCGCCCGACGGTCCGGAGCCGCGCACCGCCTGGGCGGCGTACGCCCTCGACGCGCCCGTCATGTGCGTCCGGTCCGACAACGGCGGGCCGTGGACCCTTCCCCCGGACGGGCTGACGTTCCGCCACTGGATCGCGGGCGGCGCCCCCCGGCCGCCGACCGCCGACGATCTCGCCTACCACCTGACCACCCTCTTCCCCCCGGTCCGGCCGCGCGGCCATCTGGAGCTGCGCATGATCGACGCGCAGCCGGGCGAGGACGGCTGGATGGTGCCGCTCGCGGTGACCGCCGCCCTGTTCGACGACCCGGCCGCCTCCGCCACGGCCGTACGGGCCGTCGAACCGCTCGCCGCCACCGCCGGCGCGGAACCCCCGCCCGGCAACCCGCTGTGGCGGAACGCGGCCCGCCACGGCCTCGCCGACCCCGCGCTCCGGGCCGCCGCCGAGACCTGCTTCGCCGCCGCCCGCGAGGCGCTGCCCCGGCTGGGGGCGCCGCCCGCCGTACGGGACGCGGTGGCGGACTTCACCGAACGCTATGTCTCCCGGGGCCGCTGCCCCGCCGACGACCTGCTCGACCTGTACGGACAGCCGGCACCAGGGAAGGAGAGCCGCCCATGACGGCCACCGAACGGACCAGCCCCGCCGCCCGCGACACCGCCGAGAGCGTCCTCCCCGACACCACCCCGGACACCTTCCGCCGCCGGGCCGCCGACGCCCTCACCGCCGCCCGCGACCGGACCGCCCTGCTCACCTCCTGTGTCGACGACCCCGAACTCACCGCGCAGCACTCCCCGCTGATGTCCCCGCTCGTCTGGGACCTCGCCCACATCGGCAACTTCGAGGACCAGTGGCTGCTCCGCGCCGTCGGCGGCCGCGAGGCGCTCCGCCCCGACGTCGACGCCGTCTACGACGCCTTCGAACACCCGCGCGCCGAGCGCCCCTCCCTGCCGCTGCTGCCGCCCGGCGAGGCCCGCCACTACGTCGCCGACGTGCGGGCCCGGGCCCTCGACGTGCTGGCGGACACCCGGCTGGAGGGCGGGGAACTGACCGACGCGGCCTTCGCGTTCGGCATGATCGCCCAG from the Streptomyces xinghaiensis S187 genome contains:
- a CDS encoding glycoside hydrolase family 19 protein is translated as MSRRLLASLTTLLVCGGLAAPVAASAAPGSAARTAACSAPNWTAGQWYPAGSVVRYTDGRYYRAEHDNPGYDPVISTWYWEPYSCEGGEPAPSGFVVSEAQFERMFPNRNSFYTYSGLKAALSAYPGFANTGSDTVKRQEAAAFLANVAHETGGLVHIVEQNTANYPHYCDTSQPYGCPAGHDAYYGRGPIQLSWNFNYKAAGDALGIDLLNNPFLVQNDAAVAWKTALWYWNTQSGPGSMTGHTAMTGGHGFGQTIRSINGSLECDGRNPAQVQSRIDKYRQFTGILGTDPGGNLSC
- a CDS encoding S1 family peptidase — translated: MSHRRVNKRTGAIAAASAAALAGAVILLPNANASDEKEAAPRTFAGPAAAKTGTALAADLGADAAGWYFDGESGRLVMNVLDEEAAETARAKGAEARIVDNSMTELKAATRTLGDKASIPGTAWSIDPKTNKVSVLADRTVTGDRLAALEQATDGMAGLVTVKRSQGEFKPFADGGDAIFSGGARCSLGFNVDVNGAPGFLTAGHCGDVATAWTGDQAGAQPLGTTAESVFPVSDFSLVMYDDPATEAPSTVDLQDGTTQEITEAAEASVGMAVQRSGSTTGLSEGTVTGLNATVNYGNGDIVNGLIQTDVCAEPGDSGGAMFSGNAAVGLTSGGSGDCTVGGETFFQPVTTALEAVGATIGAGGAGAGGEGAGAGDEAGAGGEAGDGAAGEEAGDAGDIGAGDEGLGEEDGFGGAADGRAGHGSRDDSTDTRTGHRS
- a CDS encoding NADPH:quinone oxidoreductase family protein; the encoded protein is MKAWRVHENGEPREVMRLDEVPDPVPGPGQLLLRVRAANVNFPDALLCRGQYQVRPPLPFTPGVEVCAEVVAAGDATGARPGARVLAQPPLPGGGFAELTVADSAGVLPAPEALDDAEAAALHIGYQTGWFGLHRRARLQPGETLLVHAAAGGVGSAAVQLGKAAGATVIGVTGGAEKAAVARELGCDLVIDRHTDDIVATVKEATGGRGADVVYDPVGGDAYAKSVKCIAFEGRVIVVGFAGGTVPAPGLNHALVKNYSILGLHWGLYNTKDPAAVRACHEELTGLAARGAIKPLVSERVPLDGAAAAVQRVADGLTTGRVVITPN
- the egtA gene encoding ergothioneine biosynthesis glutamate--cysteine ligase EgtA, whose product is MTDVFDALIPPPEPRARPVTTAEVDAQVRGVCFKTGPPRRLGVELEWFIHDPRDARSAVEPSRLSAAHAALRGLTLRSALTFEPGGQIELSSPPAGSLAACVADAAADLRRVRAALAARGLALAGHGHDPWNPPRRLLTAPRYRAMEAYFDRAGPAGRAMMCATASVQVCLDAGHEEPGPLGHARRWRLAHLLGAVLVAAFANSPLRQGVPTGWRSTRQALWAELDPGRSLAPPDGPEPRTAWAAYALDAPVMCVRSDNGGPWTLPPDGLTFRHWIAGGAPRPPTADDLAYHLTTLFPPVRPRGHLELRMIDAQPGEDGWMVPLAVTAALFDDPAASATAVRAVEPLAATAGAEPPPGNPLWRNAARHGLADPALRAAAETCFAAAREALPRLGAPPAVRDAVADFTERYVSRGRCPADDLLDLYGQPAPGKESRP